A section of the Malaclemys terrapin pileata isolate rMalTer1 chromosome 15, rMalTer1.hap1, whole genome shotgun sequence genome encodes:
- the LOC128849123 gene encoding transcription factor HES-7.1-like: protein MSSNAQWDSKQDKKLLKPLMEKRRRDRMNRSLERLRLLLLEATQDERLKNPKVEKAEILQKTVHFVRTQPPAEPARRDDTFLQRYHSGYRECLSQATHFLRSSPGICAGKKAYLMERICHCMEKITARELPMGSPFSNPAYARDALPSCSPPLGDATCVLHPAPAFPAGHRLQTLAAGRPQLGNSSKGARDKLNGSQNSAGQPQELNVWRPWP, encoded by the exons ATGAGCAGCAACGCCCAGTGGGACAGCAAACAGGACAAGAAG ctcctgaaACCCTTGATGGAGAAGCGGCGCCGGGACCGTATGAACCGGAGCCTGGAGCGACTCCGGCTCCTCCTATTAGAAGCCACCCAGGACGAG AGACTTAAAAACCCCAAAGTTGAAAAGGCCGAAATTTTACAAAAAACAGTTCACTTTGTGAGGACCCAGCCTCCTGCAG AGCCGGCGAGGCGAGACGACACCTTTTTGCAGAGGTACCACAGCGGCTATCGGGAATGCCTGAGCCAGGCCACGCACTTCCTCCGCTCCAGTCCGGGCATCTGCGCGGGCAAGAAGGCCTACCTGATGGAGCGCATCTGCCACTGCATGGAAAAAATCACCGCCCGGGAGCTGCCGATGGgcagccccttctccaacccGGCCTATGCCCGCGACGCCTTGCCCAGCTGCAGCCCGCCACTCGGGGACGCCACCTGCGTCCTGCACCCTGCTCCGGCCTTCCCCGCCGGCCACAGACTGCAGACcctggcggccggccggccccaGCTGGGGAACTCCAGCAAAGGTGCTCGGGACAAGCTGAATGGCTCACAGAACTCTGCaggccagccccaggagctcaaCGTCTGGAGACCATGGCCATAG